CTTTATATCATTATCTATATAGTTCATTAATCTAATTCCTTTCTAAAAATTAAGGATTTTTTTATATTTCTTGCCAATTTTTCAAATAATTTAAAATCTAGTGATTGAGGACCATCTGACAATGCACAGTCTGGATTTTCATGTACTTCCACCATAGCTCCATTAGCTCCTGCAAAAATTCCTGCCAAAGTAACAGGTTCAACCAAACTTCTTTTTCCTGTCCCATGACTTGCATCAATTATGATAGGAAGATGAGATAATTCTTTTATCAGAGCAATAGCATTTATATCCAAGGTATTTCTTGTCATAGTTTCAAAAGTTCTAATTCCTCTTTCACAAAGTATTACTTCTCTATTTCCATGAGCAATTATATATTCTGCTGATAATAAAAATTCATTGATAGTTGCACTTAAACCTCTTTTTAAAAGTATAGGTTTATTCACTTTTCCCAACTTTTTTAATAAACTAAAATTTTGCATATTTCTAGCACCAATTTGTATAATATCTGAGTAAGTACAAACCAAATCTAAGTTTTCAACATCCATAGCTTCTGTTACAACTAACATATCATTTTTATCAGCTACTTCCCTTAAATACTTTAAGGCTATTTCACCTAGTCCTTGAAAATCATAGGGAGAAGTTCTTGGTTTATATGCTCCACCTCTTAAAACAACAGCACCACCTTTTTTTACTTCTTTAGCTATATTTGAAAGCATTTCCTTATTTTCAACAGAACAAGGTCCTGCCATAAACATAAAATTATCTCCGCCTATTAAATGTCCTTTTATATCTATTATAGTATCTGACTTTTTAAATTCTCTACTTACAAATTTATATGCACTCTTAATTTCAGTGATCTCAATTAAATCTTCAATTTCTTTAAAATTCTCTTCTTGAAAATCATTTGGTATATATAGTATAGCATATTTTATATTTTCTCCATCTAATACAAAAAAATATTTTATTTTATTTTTTTCTAAAAAATCATTTACTTTTTTAGAGAAATTCTTATTTTTTAATCTTATATACATTATTCCTCTTTTCTAATCCAACCTAGATATTGGTGTTACATAAGTTACACCAGGATTTATTGAAAGTCTGTAACTTAATTTATCTTTATTTTTGGATAAAAAAATTCTTAAATTAGTTGCCAAAATAGGAATATGTCCTAATTTATTAGCCCCATAACCATGAATTATTAAAATTTCCCTCTTATCTTTTCTTTTTAAGGCTTCATTATATTTTCTCTTAAATATACTTAAAGCTAATCTAAAATCGAGGTTATGCAAATCAATTTCATTATACATTTCTATTCACCTTAAAAAATTTCTCTGTTTAATATTATATCACAATTTATTATATTTTTAATAAAAAATAAAAAAACTAGCTTAAAGCTAGTTGATTTTTTGATGGCGGGAGTGACGAGACTCGAACTCGCGACCTCCTGCGTGACAGGCAGGCACTCTAACCAACTGAGCTACACCCCCAATAAAAATGGTGGTCACAATAGGACTTGAACCTATGACCCCCTGCTTGTAAGGCAGGTGCTCTCCCAACTGAGCTATGCGACCATCTTTAAAAAATGGTGCCCAGAG
This Fusobacterium animalis 7_1 DNA region includes the following protein-coding sequences:
- the aroF gene encoding 3-deoxy-7-phosphoheptulonate synthase; protein product: MYIRLKNKNFSKKVNDFLEKNKIKYFFVLDGENIKYAILYIPNDFQEENFKEIEDLIEITEIKSAYKFVSREFKKSDTIIDIKGHLIGGDNFMFMAGPCSVENKEMLSNIAKEVKKGGAVVLRGGAYKPRTSPYDFQGLGEIALKYLREVADKNDMLVVTEAMDVENLDLVCTYSDIIQIGARNMQNFSLLKKLGKVNKPILLKRGLSATINEFLLSAEYIIAHGNREVILCERGIRTFETMTRNTLDINAIALIKELSHLPIIIDASHGTGKRSLVEPVTLAGIFAGANGAMVEVHENPDCALSDGPQSLDFKLFEKLARNIKKSLIFRKELD
- a CDS encoding Smr/MutS family protein, coding for MYNEIDLHNLDFRLALSIFKRKYNEALKRKDKREILIIHGYGANKLGHIPILATNLRIFLSKNKDKLSYRLSINPGVTYVTPISRLD